The Lysobacter enzymogenes DNA segment TCTGCGACGGCGACCAGACCACGCCGACGCCGTAGGACTTGCCGTTCTCCGGCTTGAGCCCGGTGTTGCCGTTGCTGGTGTAGTCGATCGCCAGGCCGGAGAAATCGCAGTCGTCGTAGGCCTGGCCGGCGGTGCGGCAGCGCCAGTAGTCGGTCATGCCGGGGTTATAGCCGCGGGTCTCGGCGGCGAAGATGTAGTTCATGTCCGGCGCGCGGAAGCTGGTCGCGGCGGTCGCGCGCACCAGCAGGCTGTCGGTCGGGCGGTATTCCAGGCCGGCGTTCCAGGTCGCCTTGCCCGACTTGCGCCCGGCGAAGCGGAACTCGTCGTAACGCGCCGCGGCCGACGCGGTCAGCGTGCTGAAGATCGGGATGCTGAGCTCGGCGCCGATGGCGTAGCGGTCGCGGTCGCCGCTGGAACGCGAGCCGGCGCTGGTGTTCCAGAACGTGCCGTCGCCCAGGCGCGGATCGGGACGGTTGCTGTAACCCTGGGTGCCGGCTTCGATCACCCCGGCGAACCCGACCGAACCGGCCGGCAGGTCGAACAGATTGCCGTTGACGCTGAAGCTCAGGTTCTGGATCCAGGCGGCGTTGACGCCTTCGTAGAAGCCGGTCAGGCGCTGGTAGTCGGCCGGCGTCAGCGCGGTGTACAGGCGCGACGGATCGGGGTTGTAGATGCCGATGCCGGCCGCGGTGGTGCCCAGGCGCGGGCCGAGGAAGAACTCGTTGATGCCGGCCAGGAACTGGCGGCGCTTGGTCCGGTTCTCGTTGCGGCCGTGGTTGTAGGCCAGTTCGTAGTTCCAGTCGCTGTCGCCGAGCGCGCCGCGCGCGCCGATCGAGAACGCCCACGAGCGCTCCAGGAAGCGGTTGTTGTTGGCGTGGGCCGAGCCGATTTCCTCCGGCGCGATGCGCCGGTACCAGATTTCGTTGAGGCCGCTGGCCTGGTTGAGGAAGTAGTTGTTGTCCGAGGTCCAGCTCGGCGCGCGGGTGTTGTTCTCGATGCTGGCGATGCCCAACTGCACATCGGCGAACAGTTCGGTGCGCTCGCTCAGGTGCCAGGTCAGCAGGCCGTAGGCGTCGGCGTTCTTCTTCTGCGTCTGCACGGTCCAGAACGCCGGCGCGGCCTCGTTGCTGCCGCAGTACCAGCCCTGGCGCGGATTGTTGGCGCGGAAGGTCGAGCCGTGGTACAGGCCGGACAAACCGCCGCAGGCCGCGCCCGGATCGATGAAGCCGTTGGTGCGCGCGTTGCGGCGGAAGCCGACCTGGGTCGGGTTGATGGGCTCGCCGGTCGGGTTGTCGAGCAGCGAATCCATGAAGTCGCGCTGGTCGCCCCAGATCGCCTGGCGGTGCGAGAGCTCGATGCCGTAGACCGCGTCGAAGCGGTCGTTGGAGTAACCGCTGACCACCTGCAGGCGCTGGTTCTGGCCGCCGCCGTGCTCGGTGCCGCCGGCGCGCACGTTGACCTGGGTGCCGTCGAACTTCTTCTTGAGGATGAAGTTGACCACGCCGGCGACCGCGTCGGAGCCGTACACCGCCGAGGCGCCGCCGCCGAGCACTTCGATGCGTTCGATCAATGCGCTGGGAATGTTGGCGAGGTTGACGACGTTGACCGAGCCTTCGTAGGCCAGCGGGTAGTCGGCCTGGCGACGGCCGTTGATCAGCACCAGGGTGTGGTTGGGGCCGAGGCCGCGCAGGTTGATGACGTTGGCGGCCGGAGTGAAGGTGTTGCCGAAGTCCTCGCCCTGGACCACGCCGGTGTTCTGGCTCAGCGCGGCGAGCGCGTCGAAGGCGCTGCGGAAGCCTTGCTTGTCGATCTGCTCGGCGCTGATCACGGTGACCGGCGACGGCCCTTCCAGGCTCGCGCGCGGGATGCGCGAGCCGGTCACCACGACTTGATCGAGGGTGGTGGCCGGACGGTCGGCCTGCGGCTCGTCGGCGTCGGCGGCCGCTGCATCGGCCGCTGCATCGGCGGCGGCAAGGTCGGCGGCCAGGGCGGGCGCGGCCAGCGCCGACAGCGCCAGCGCGAGGAAAACGGACAGCGGGCGGCGCTGCGGCCGGAACGCGGCTTGCATGGAGAGTGGTCCTCTGCGGATGGAAGCCCGGCATGCGCTGGTGGAATCCCCTTATGCGCGCCGAAGCGATGAAGCATCTTTGTTGCTGCGCAACATATGCAGAAATGAAGCCCGCGCATCTGCTTATGTCGCCACGGAATTTGCGTGTTCGGGCATTAGTCTGCCGCGTGCGCCGCAGCGCGCTTGTGTCCCCACGCACGCTTCGCGAACGCGCGCGATCCGCATCGCGACCCGTTCGAAACAGCAAACGCGGCAAAGCGCACGAGCGCGACGATACCGGCTAAGCGCATCGCGCGTGCGACGCGTCACGCGCGGGTCGCCAAGCATTGCGCGCCTGCGCGGCGAGACAACGAGAGCCGCGCGCAAACAGTGACGCCGCGCATCCGCGTTCATGGCGTTCTGTGACCGAACCAAGTCTTTGCCGCTTGCCCGCGCCCTTAAGCTCGCGCCCCCGTTCGCCCGCCGTCGTCACGCCGCGTCGACGCCAGCCCAACCGGAGTGCGCCATGTCCAGCCCGTTGTCGAGTTCCGAGCGCGACTCGCTGCGCCGCCACCTGCTGCAACGCTACGGCGCGCTCGGCCGCGCCGCGCCGTCCAAGGCCGCGCGCGCGAAGCTCGCCGGCGCGTCCGCCGCGGCGTTCGCCGCCGCGCCGGACCTGCACGCCGCGCCGGTCGCGATGTTTCCCAAGAACCTGCCGAAGGCGCCGTTCGCGGTGCGCGCGCTCAACAACCTCAGCTACGGCGCCACCGCGCAATCGGTGGCCGAGTTCAACGCGCTCGGCAGCACCGGCGCGCAGCGCCTGGCCAACTGGGTCGACTGGCAGCTGGACTGGGCCAACATCGACGACAGCGCGCTCGACGCGCGCCTGGTCGCGGCCGGCTACACCACCCTGGGCAAGTCGCTGACCCAGTTGTGGGAAGACCACGTCAAGCCCAACCCCGCCTACGAGATCCGCATGCGCCCGGCCTGGGAAGCGCAGCGCGGCGCGCTGGTGCGCGCGGTCCACTCCAAGCGCCAGTTGCGCGAGGTGATGGTCAACTTCTGGCACGACCACTTCAACGTCACCGTCGGCGACTTCGACGCCGGCCCGGTGTTCGTGCACTACCAGCGCGACGTGTTGCGCCCGCACGCGTTCGGCAACTTCCGCACGATGCTCGAGGAAGTGGCCAAGAGCACTTCGATGCTCTTCTACCTCGACAACGCCGCCAACACCCGCGCCGGCCCGAACGAAAACTTCGCGCGCGAACTGCTGGAGCTGCACACGCTCGGCGCCGAGCACTACCTGGGCTTCATGGATCCGTTCCAGGTGCCGCCGGACGCGGACGATCCCAGCTATCCGGCCGGCTACACCGACATCGACGTGTACGAGACCGCCGCGGCCTTCACCGGCTGGTCGGTCAAGAACGGCCACTGGCAATTCCCCAACGACAACGACGGCGGCTTCGTCTATCGCCAGGCCTGGCACGACGCCGGGCCGAAGTTCCTGCTCGGTCGCATGCTGTATCCCGAGCAGCCGGCGCTGAAGGACGGCCGCGACGTGCTCGACCGTCTCGCCAGCCATCCCGGCGTGGCGCGTTTCATCTGCAAGAAACTGATCCGCCGCTTCATGTCCGACACGCCGGATCCGGCGCTGGTGGCGAGCGCGGCGGCGGTGTTCCGGCAGAACTGGCGCGCGCCGGACCAGATCGCCAAGACCCTGCGCCACATCCTCAACACCGACGCCTTCATCAACGTGTGGGGGGCCAAGGCGCGGCGGCCGTTCGAATCGGTGGCCGCGGCGATGCGCACGCTCGGCAGCGACTGGACGCTCGCCGTCGGCACCGCCAAGAGCGACGAGTTCGCCTGGCGCATGGGCTTCACCGGCCACGCGCCGTACGACTGGCCGGCGCCGAACGGCTATCCGGACACGCAGGAAGCATGGTCGGGTTCGGGCAGCTACGCGATGACCTGGAAGATCCTCAACTGGCTGACCGAAACCCAGGACAACGGCGTGCCGCTGGCGCCGATCCTCGCCGCCACCCGCAACAAGGTCGGCAGCTGGACCGCGAACGCGCTGGTCGACTACTGGTGCCAGCGCATCCTCGGCTACCAGCCGACCGCGGCGCGCAAGCAGACGCTGGTGGCGTTCATGGCCCAGAACGGCGATCCGGCCAGCTATGTCATCACCGATACCAACACCTGGGCGGCGACCGACCTCAAGCGCCACTACAACCAGGAACGGCTGCGCAGCATGGTCTCGCTGATCCTGATGTCGCCCGAATTCCTCGTCCGCTGAGCAGGTGCCGCCATGACCACCCGACGCGATTTCCTCAAGGG contains these protein-coding regions:
- a CDS encoding TonB-dependent receptor plug domain-containing protein, giving the protein MQAAFRPQRRPLSVFLALALSALAAPALAADLAAADAAADAAAADADEPQADRPATTLDQVVVTGSRIPRASLEGPSPVTVISAEQIDKQGFRSAFDALAALSQNTGVVQGEDFGNTFTPAANVINLRGLGPNHTLVLINGRRQADYPLAYEGSVNVVNLANIPSALIERIEVLGGGASAVYGSDAVAGVVNFILKKKFDGTQVNVRAGGTEHGGGQNQRLQVVSGYSNDRFDAVYGIELSHRQAIWGDQRDFMDSLLDNPTGEPINPTQVGFRRNARTNGFIDPGAACGGLSGLYHGSTFRANNPRQGWYCGSNEAAPAFWTVQTQKKNADAYGLLTWHLSERTELFADVQLGIASIENNTRAPSWTSDNNYFLNQASGLNEIWYRRIAPEEIGSAHANNNRFLERSWAFSIGARGALGDSDWNYELAYNHGRNENRTKRRQFLAGINEFFLGPRLGTTAAGIGIYNPDPSRLYTALTPADYQRLTGFYEGVNAAWIQNLSFSVNGNLFDLPAGSVGFAGVIEAGTQGYSNRPDPRLGDGTFWNTSAGSRSSGDRDRYAIGAELSIPIFSTLTASAAARYDEFRFAGRKSGKATWNAGLEYRPTDSLLVRATAATSFRAPDMNYIFAAETRGYNPGMTDYWRCRTAGQAYDDCDFSGLAIDYTSNGNTGLKPENGKSYGVGVVWSPSQNFDLSVDYYSIRLEDEVTNLSSSRILREEADCRLGRTIGGEPRDINSANCREVLARVIRNPSDAPVQPDQVRRVLVNAINAASERTDGVDVKGNLRWSAGRFGDFAANVAYTLVIKHDYQQFADDPRIDLRNTLDPLEAGDWRSKVNTGLSWSIGAWTTNLSAYRYGSLPKSDGSGRYGPYTKYNGSVSYKFGDRSTLSLIVNNLRDSDPPQDRNNGGWPFYPVGNYDPYGRQFWLEYDVRFE
- a CDS encoding DUF1800 domain-containing protein, with amino-acid sequence MSSPLSSSERDSLRRHLLQRYGALGRAAPSKAARAKLAGASAAAFAAAPDLHAAPVAMFPKNLPKAPFAVRALNNLSYGATAQSVAEFNALGSTGAQRLANWVDWQLDWANIDDSALDARLVAAGYTTLGKSLTQLWEDHVKPNPAYEIRMRPAWEAQRGALVRAVHSKRQLREVMVNFWHDHFNVTVGDFDAGPVFVHYQRDVLRPHAFGNFRTMLEEVAKSTSMLFYLDNAANTRAGPNENFARELLELHTLGAEHYLGFMDPFQVPPDADDPSYPAGYTDIDVYETAAAFTGWSVKNGHWQFPNDNDGGFVYRQAWHDAGPKFLLGRMLYPEQPALKDGRDVLDRLASHPGVARFICKKLIRRFMSDTPDPALVASAAAVFRQNWRAPDQIAKTLRHILNTDAFINVWGAKARRPFESVAAAMRTLGSDWTLAVGTAKSDEFAWRMGFTGHAPYDWPAPNGYPDTQEAWSGSGSYAMTWKILNWLTETQDNGVPLAPILAATRNKVGSWTANALVDYWCQRILGYQPTAARKQTLVAFMAQNGDPASYVITDTNTWAATDLKRHYNQERLRSMVSLILMSPEFLVR